One part of the uncultured Celeribacter sp. genome encodes these proteins:
- a CDS encoding MBL fold metallo-hydrolase, translating into MTRIPPQDWYRQRAAGDGITWIDEPHIQEFYRCNIWHVRGRDRDLMVDSGMGVVSLRQWVPLVSERPLDAVASHTHFDHIGCHHEFPCRLCHSAEADILADPTRINTLADPYVTDEIFDALPDVPYSSTSYAVKAAPATRVLEDGDVIDLGDRVFEVIHTPGHSPGGIALWEAASGVLISGDLVYDGPLIEDTYHADAAGYIRSMQRLAALPVRIVHGGHFPSFSGARLTEIITTWLKEKGL; encoded by the coding sequence ATGACACGTATTCCGCCGCAAGACTGGTATCGTCAACGCGCCGCAGGCGATGGCATTACCTGGATCGATGAACCTCATATTCAGGAATTCTACCGTTGTAATATCTGGCATGTGCGGGGCCGTGATCGCGACCTGATGGTCGACAGCGGTATGGGGGTCGTATCGCTTCGCCAATGGGTGCCGCTGGTCAGCGAGCGGCCGCTGGATGCCGTCGCCAGCCACACACATTTCGATCACATCGGCTGCCATCACGAATTCCCCTGTCGCTTGTGCCATAGCGCCGAGGCAGATATCCTGGCCGATCCGACGCGGATCAACACGCTGGCCGACCCCTATGTCACCGACGAGATCTTCGACGCGCTGCCGGATGTGCCTTACAGCTCCACCAGCTATGCGGTGAAAGCCGCCCCTGCTACGCGGGTGCTGGAAGATGGGGATGTCATAGATCTGGGGGATCGGGTGTTTGAAGTGATCCACACGCCGGGCCACAGCCCGGGCGGGATCGCCCTGTGGGAGGCCGCAAGCGGTGTCCTGATTTCGGGGGATCTGGTCTATGATGGCCCGCTGATCGAAGACACCTACCACGCCGATGCGGCAGGCTACATCCGCTCGATGCAACGCCTTGCAGCGCTGCCGGTGCGCATCGTGCATGGCGGGCATTTCCCGTCATTCTCCGGTGCGCGTCTGACCGAAATCATCACCACATGGTTGAAAGAAAAGGGCCTTTGA
- a CDS encoding isochorismatase family protein — translation MSQSDTYKAAGFGVSVPRGARPGIVVVDFSYGFTDLQYPTASDASAQMAHTKAICDAARAKGFPVIFTTIAYHPGELDKLPWLKKATGMRALLEGTRLVEIDAATGIQPEDAIVTKKGASSFFGSTLNALLTGAGVDTVVVTGATTSGCVRATVVDAVQSGYNVLIPRDCCADRASAPHEANLYDMDQKYGDVTDSADILSWIESL, via the coding sequence ATGTCCCAGTCAGACACTTATAAGGCCGCCGGTTTCGGCGTTTCCGTACCGCGTGGCGCGCGCCCCGGCATCGTGGTTGTGGATTTCTCCTACGGGTTCACCGATCTGCAATACCCGACGGCCTCGGATGCATCTGCCCAGATGGCTCACACAAAGGCGATCTGCGATGCGGCGCGGGCCAAGGGCTTTCCGGTGATCTTCACCACCATCGCCTATCACCCGGGCGAGTTGGACAAGCTGCCGTGGCTCAAGAAAGCGACCGGGATGCGGGCACTGCTCGAGGGTACGCGTTTGGTCGAAATTGATGCTGCGACGGGTATTCAGCCCGAGGATGCGATTGTCACCAAAAAGGGGGCATCGTCGTTCTTTGGGTCGACCTTGAACGCACTTCTGACCGGGGCAGGGGTGGATACGGTTGTTGTGACTGGCGCGACTACCTCCGGCTGTGTGCGGGCGACCGTCGTGGATGCGGTGCAGTCGGGATATAACGTTTTGATCCCGCGCGATTGTTGCGCGGATCGCGCGTCTGCGCCACATGAGGCGAACCTCTACGATATGGATCAGAAATACGGTGACGTCACCGACAGCGCCGATATTCTGAGCTGGATCGAGAGCCTTTGA
- a CDS encoding TetR/AcrR family transcriptional regulator, translating to MAGLREKQKASRKRALVEAASLLFKQNGYELAKIGEIAERAEVSVGTFYNYFPSKADLLLAIVSLEVEEVLHQGEAVLDWSHDNATDAVCKLASIYYEHSLIYLTKEMWRTAMALAIQHPETPFSHRYRMLDTELARQVTKLVEVLQTQSLLRPEIDAKAFGEVLFLSLNGLFTAFTMSEEMTLEDLNRSLATHMAAVCG from the coding sequence ATGGCCGGACTGCGCGAAAAACAGAAAGCGAGCAGAAAGCGCGCGCTCGTGGAGGCCGCCAGCCTGCTTTTTAAGCAGAATGGGTATGAGCTGGCCAAAATCGGTGAGATTGCCGAGCGCGCCGAGGTCTCGGTCGGCACCTTTTACAACTATTTTCCCAGCAAGGCGGATCTTCTGCTCGCCATCGTGTCGCTGGAGGTCGAAGAGGTCCTGCATCAGGGCGAAGCCGTGCTGGACTGGTCACATGACAACGCCACCGACGCGGTATGCAAATTGGCATCGATCTACTACGAGCACTCGCTTATTTATCTGACCAAGGAAATGTGGCGCACCGCCATGGCGCTGGCCATCCAGCATCCTGAAACACCCTTCTCCCATCGCTACAGAATGCTGGACACCGAACTGGCTCGACAGGTCACGAAGCTGGTGGAAGTGCTTCAGACGCAATCCCTGTTGCGGCCAGAGATCGACGCGAAAGCCTTTGGAGAGGTGCTGTTTCTGAGCCTGAACGGACTTTTCACCGCCTTCACCATGTCCGAAGAAATGACATTGGAAGACCTCAACCGGTCCCTCGCCACCCATATGGCCGCCGTTTGCGGGTAA
- a CDS encoding aldehyde dehydrogenase family protein encodes MDHKTFYIDGAWVAPVTPQTFAVENPATEDIVTEISLGSAADVDRAVAAAKAAFPVWSATPLADRRACVERLLEIYKSRYEEMAQAITSEMGAPISMSREQQADTGVGHVEGFLDALDAMEWEWELPNGDTLMREPIGVVGLITPWNWPMNQIALKVIPALLTGCTCVLKPSEIAPLSAMLYAEMIDEAGFPAGVFNLVNGNGPEVGSALSRHPDIAMMSFTGSTRAGTAVTRDAAATVKRVTLELGGKSPNLVFADCDLDTQVAASVAECMNNTGQSCDAPTRLIVERSVYDEVVALAQVAAEATVVGDPAEEGEHIGPLVSALQWDRVQALIQAGIDDGARLIAGGPGKPEGINRGHYARPTIFADVTPDMRLWREEVFGPVLVITPFEDEAEAIALGNDTSYGLAAYVQTGDPARARRVAKGLRAGMVHLNGAPHNYGSPFGGYGQSGNGREGGLLGLEDFTEVKAVHGL; translated from the coding sequence ATGGACCACAAGACATTCTACATCGACGGCGCATGGGTTGCGCCGGTCACGCCGCAGACCTTTGCCGTCGAAAATCCCGCCACCGAAGACATCGTCACCGAGATCAGCCTCGGCAGCGCGGCCGATGTCGACCGGGCCGTCGCTGCAGCCAAGGCTGCCTTCCCGGTATGGTCGGCAACCCCGCTGGCGGACAGACGGGCTTGTGTCGAGCGTCTTCTGGAGATCTACAAATCCCGGTATGAAGAGATGGCACAGGCGATCACCAGCGAAATGGGCGCGCCGATTTCCATGTCCCGCGAACAGCAGGCGGACACGGGCGTGGGCCATGTCGAAGGCTTTCTTGATGCGTTGGATGCTATGGAATGGGAATGGGAGCTGCCGAACGGTGACACGCTCATGCGTGAGCCGATCGGTGTGGTCGGGCTGATCACGCCCTGGAACTGGCCGATGAACCAGATCGCTCTCAAGGTCATTCCTGCGCTTCTGACCGGATGTACCTGCGTGTTGAAACCTTCGGAAATTGCGCCGCTTTCGGCCATGCTCTATGCTGAAATGATCGATGAGGCCGGATTTCCCGCCGGGGTCTTCAACCTTGTGAACGGCAATGGACCAGAGGTCGGTTCTGCTCTGTCGCGCCACCCGGATATCGCTATGATGTCCTTCACCGGCTCCACCCGCGCAGGCACGGCGGTCACGCGGGATGCGGCCGCGACGGTCAAACGGGTGACACTGGAACTGGGCGGTAAAAGCCCAAACCTCGTGTTTGCCGATTGCGATCTGGACACACAGGTCGCGGCCTCGGTCGCGGAATGCATGAACAACACCGGTCAGAGTTGTGATGCGCCAACACGGCTGATTGTTGAACGTTCTGTCTATGACGAGGTGGTTGCTCTGGCGCAGGTCGCAGCGGAAGCGACTGTGGTCGGCGATCCCGCTGAAGAGGGCGAACATATCGGACCGTTGGTCTCGGCGCTGCAATGGGACCGGGTGCAGGCGCTCATTCAGGCCGGCATTGATGATGGTGCGCGCCTGATTGCGGGCGGTCCCGGCAAGCCCGAAGGCATCAATCGTGGTCACTATGCCCGTCCGACGATCTTTGCCGATGTGACCCCGGACATGCGGCTGTGGCGCGAAGAGGTCTTCGGACCCGTGCTGGTCATCACCCCCTTTGAAGATGAGGCGGAGGCCATCGCGCTTGGCAATGACACGTCCTATGGTCTGGCGGCCTATGTTCAGACCGGCGATCCGGCACGGGCACGGCGCGTGGCCAAAGGCCTGAGGGCTGGCATGGTGCATCTGAACGGGGCGCCGCACAATTACGGTAGCCCCTTCGGTGGATATGGCCAGTCCGGCAACGGGCGCGAAGGCGGGCTGCTGGGGCTTGAGGATTTCACCGAAGTCAAAGCGGTGCACGGGCTATGA
- a CDS encoding LysR family transcriptional regulator, whose product MQLSGADIRLMRVFDAVVRHRGFAAAQAELNVSQSTISTQITAFEDRLGLTLCRRGRAGFRLTQKGEVVHAAVVRFLAASEEFVSETAILRGALSGTLRIGVVDHVVTDPNFRLPEAIGGLEKRATSLRFELAQCSPQDLQARVRDGSLHLGIGSFPHKVSGLDYKPLYSETNYLYCASNHLLWNVPDDQLTPEFVASMRTVGRSYWRDDHWNNRDFPNSPAMAQGLEQQLIMILSGAYIGYLPEHAVTSWVRSGRLKRVLADRFIYRCSFEAITRPDVDASPLAQEMLKELSRIYDALAQNNVPAEKSGAEIS is encoded by the coding sequence ATGCAGCTTTCCGGTGCCGATATCCGACTGATGCGCGTGTTCGACGCGGTGGTGCGCCATCGCGGCTTTGCCGCGGCTCAGGCCGAGCTGAATGTCAGCCAGTCCACCATTTCCACCCAGATCACGGCCTTTGAAGACCGTCTGGGGCTGACGCTGTGCCGCCGTGGACGTGCCGGGTTTCGCCTGACGCAGAAAGGGGAGGTTGTGCACGCGGCCGTGGTCCGCTTTCTGGCGGCCTCTGAGGAATTTGTGTCTGAGACTGCCATTTTGCGTGGCGCGCTGTCCGGCACCCTCAGGATTGGCGTGGTGGATCACGTTGTGACCGATCCCAATTTTCGCCTACCTGAGGCCATCGGTGGCTTGGAAAAACGCGCCACCTCGCTGCGATTTGAATTGGCACAATGCAGCCCGCAAGACCTGCAGGCTCGTGTGCGCGATGGCTCTTTGCATCTGGGGATCGGGTCGTTTCCGCATAAGGTCTCGGGGCTTGACTATAAGCCGCTCTATTCCGAGACCAACTATCTTTACTGCGCCTCGAACCATTTGCTCTGGAATGTGCCGGACGATCAGCTGACGCCGGAGTTTGTGGCCAGCATGCGCACTGTCGGGCGCAGTTATTGGCGCGACGATCACTGGAACAATCGGGATTTCCCGAATTCGCCGGCGATGGCGCAGGGGCTGGAACAACAGCTGATCATGATCCTGTCGGGGGCCTATATCGGCTATCTGCCCGAACATGCCGTGACTTCATGGGTGCGCAGCGGCCGTTTGAAGCGCGTGCTTGCGGACCGTTTCATCTATCGCTGCAGTTTCGAGGCCATCACCCGGCCTGATGTCGATGCCTCGCCTCTGGCGCAAGAAATGCTCAAGGAGCTGTCGCGGATCTATGATGCGCTGGCTCAGAACAACGTGCCTGCTGAAAAAAGTGGCGCGGAGATATCTTAA
- a CDS encoding nitrilase-related carbon-nitrogen hydrolase: protein MSRTEITVALWQASSVAGDREAAFDQIARATAAAGAAGAEVVVFPELFLTGYERPDLAELACDADALQARLAPIAREAGCAICVGYPERAGERLYNAALCLSPEGQILGNHRKIQLYGETEPKRFAPGDSYTMFELAGRKTAILICYDVEFAPHVAALKRQGVELILAPTAAMDPFAHVGNHVVPAMAANHGMTIVYANLCGEEGPLSYFGGSVIAAADGGSLARAGRGAAMLLATLPAWYDAARLSTQDSDFRPIRHEV from the coding sequence ATGAGCCGTACAGAGATCACCGTCGCGCTGTGGCAGGCATCATCTGTCGCCGGAGACCGGGAGGCGGCGTTTGACCAGATTGCCCGCGCGACCGCTGCCGCCGGTGCTGCAGGGGCCGAAGTGGTCGTCTTTCCCGAGCTGTTTCTGACCGGCTACGAACGCCCCGATCTTGCAGAGCTGGCCTGTGACGCTGATGCATTGCAGGCGCGCCTTGCCCCGATTGCCCGTGAAGCCGGATGTGCGATTTGCGTGGGATATCCGGAGCGGGCCGGGGAACGGCTTTACAACGCCGCCCTGTGTCTGTCGCCTGAGGGGCAGATCCTCGGCAATCACCGCAAAATTCAACTGTACGGTGAGACAGAGCCCAAGCGCTTTGCTCCCGGGGACAGCTATACGATGTTTGAACTGGCCGGGCGCAAAACGGCGATCCTGATCTGTTACGATGTCGAATTCGCACCGCATGTCGCGGCGCTGAAACGGCAGGGGGTCGAGCTGATCCTTGCGCCAACCGCGGCCATGGATCCCTTTGCCCATGTCGGCAATCATGTCGTCCCGGCAATGGCCGCCAATCATGGGATGACAATCGTCTACGCCAATCTATGCGGAGAAGAAGGCCCTCTGAGCTATTTCGGCGGCTCGGTGATCGCTGCGGCAGACGGTGGCAGTCTTGCCCGCGCCGGACGCGGCGCAGCCATGCTTCTCGCGACTTTGCCCGCGTGGTATGATGCGGCGAGGCTGTCCACGCAGGACAGCGATTTCAGGCCCATCAGACACGAGGTGTAA
- a CDS encoding FAD-dependent monooxygenase has protein sequence MTQIDQVDIAVIGAGLGGAAAAALLLDAGFSVHTFEQAPEFTRLGAGIHIGPNVMKIFRQIGLEKRLEEIGSHPDFWFSRDGLTGDYLSKIPLGDYAKKEYGASYITIHRGDLHAEQINALPQDTVHFDHRLTDIEERDSDVLLTFANGNKVAAKLVVGADGINSMIREKLLGVEKPRYSGWIGHRALVNMDKLRASGVDLEPCVKWWWEQSRHIMTYATKNDQSEHYYVTGVPVDSWDHEASFVDSSREEMEAIFGGSHPVVQALIDATETVTKWPFWNRDVMNLWSQGRLVMLGDACHPMRPHMAQGACMAIEDAAVLTRALSISGMEDYASAFKSYEATRHARATKVQTISNANTWLKEPEDPAWVYAYDPMTADLA, from the coding sequence ATGACACAGATCGACCAAGTAGATATTGCCGTGATCGGCGCTGGCCTCGGGGGAGCTGCGGCTGCCGCTCTTCTTCTCGACGCAGGTTTTTCCGTTCACACCTTCGAGCAGGCTCCGGAATTCACTCGTCTCGGCGCAGGTATCCATATCGGACCGAACGTGATGAAAATCTTCCGCCAGATCGGACTTGAGAAACGTCTCGAAGAGATTGGCTCCCACCCGGATTTCTGGTTTTCTCGCGATGGCCTCACCGGCGATTATCTGTCGAAAATTCCCTTGGGCGATTACGCCAAAAAGGAATACGGCGCCTCCTACATCACCATTCACCGCGGAGATCTGCATGCCGAACAGATCAACGCCCTGCCCCAAGATACGGTGCATTTCGACCATCGCCTGACCGACATCGAAGAACGCGATAGTGACGTTCTTTTGACCTTCGCCAATGGCAACAAGGTTGCAGCGAAACTTGTCGTCGGGGCCGATGGCATCAACTCAATGATCCGCGAGAAACTTTTGGGCGTCGAAAAACCGCGTTACAGTGGCTGGATCGGTCACCGGGCGCTGGTCAACATGGACAAGCTGCGCGCTTCCGGCGTCGATCTTGAGCCCTGCGTGAAATGGTGGTGGGAACAGTCCCGTCACATCATGACCTACGCCACGAAAAACGATCAATCTGAGCATTACTATGTGACCGGCGTGCCCGTGGACAGCTGGGATCACGAGGCAAGTTTTGTCGACAGCTCCCGCGAAGAGATGGAAGCGATCTTTGGCGGCTCGCACCCCGTCGTACAGGCGCTGATCGACGCGACAGAGACCGTCACCAAATGGCCGTTCTGGAACCGCGATGTGATGAACCTCTGGAGCCAGGGGCGTCTCGTCATGCTGGGCGACGCCTGCCACCCCATGCGCCCGCATATGGCCCAAGGCGCCTGCATGGCGATCGAAGATGCCGCCGTTCTGACTCGCGCGCTGTCGATCTCCGGTATGGAAGATTATGCCTCTGCCTTCAAATCCTACGAGGCGACCCGCCACGCTCGGGCCACCAAGGTGCAGACAATCTCCAACGCCAACACCTGGCTCAAGGAGCCGGAAGATCCGGCTTGGGTTTACGCCTATGACCCGATGACGGCGGACCTCGCCTGA
- a CDS encoding spermidine/putrescine ABC transporter substrate-binding protein, with protein MTFKHSCAIAALVAGFAPVAHAEDLNALIWCDHADPELLEPFEEAHDVRVNVKEYEGTAAGLTLLEQSRPGDWDVMVIDAVDVGRAVERGLLAPLPEGTAPTADYFPEVLLDDQVTIDGTTYAAVEKFGYNTVAYNKAAVDPEDMKSLGALWSGKYDGRIAIYDYYLPVLGLVGLNAGVDTADLDAAALETLRDPLMQLKAASKQVSDVVGSQTALATGEVDVLIGGGEWLTAVLNAENPDLDWTIPEEGGLLWAQSLAIVEGTEKPELAAEFIKYITSPEGQARLATSSCYWGMPANKAAGDVLSDAQKDILRWDDQAEYLSRAQLYPVPDAETDAAMQDLWTDMLQN; from the coding sequence ATGACTTTCAAACACAGCTGCGCCATCGCCGCCCTTGTAGCCGGTTTTGCCCCGGTCGCCCATGCCGAGGATCTCAACGCGCTGATCTGGTGCGACCACGCCGATCCCGAGCTTCTCGAGCCGTTTGAAGAGGCCCATGATGTGCGTGTGAACGTGAAGGAATATGAGGGCACTGCGGCAGGGCTGACCCTGCTGGAGCAATCCCGCCCCGGTGACTGGGATGTGATGGTGATTGACGCCGTGGACGTTGGTCGTGCGGTGGAGCGTGGCCTGCTGGCGCCGCTGCCCGAAGGTACCGCGCCGACGGCAGACTATTTTCCCGAGGTCCTGCTTGACGATCAGGTTACCATCGACGGCACGACCTATGCCGCAGTTGAAAAATTCGGCTATAACACCGTGGCCTACAATAAGGCGGCAGTCGATCCGGAGGATATGAAAAGCCTCGGGGCGTTGTGGTCCGGCAAATATGACGGGCGTATTGCGATCTATGACTATTACCTGCCGGTGCTGGGTCTTGTGGGGCTGAATGCCGGGGTCGACACCGCCGATCTCGATGCGGCGGCGCTTGAAACGCTGCGCGATCCGCTGATGCAGCTCAAAGCCGCGTCGAAACAGGTGTCCGACGTGGTTGGCAGTCAGACCGCTCTGGCCACCGGCGAGGTCGACGTGCTGATCGGGGGCGGAGAATGGCTGACCGCCGTGCTCAACGCCGAAAACCCGGATCTGGACTGGACCATCCCTGAAGAGGGCGGCCTGCTTTGGGCTCAGTCTCTGGCCATCGTTGAAGGCACGGAAAAGCCTGAGCTGGCAGCAGAGTTCATCAAATACATCACCTCACCCGAAGGCCAGGCCCGGCTTGCCACTTCGTCCTGCTACTGGGGAATGCCCGCCAACAAAGCTGCAGGCGATGTGCTGAGCGACGCGCAGAAAGACATTCTGCGCTGGGATGATCAGGCCGAGTACCTGTCGCGGGCGCAGCTCTATCCGGTGCCCGACGCCGAAACCGATGCGGCGATGCAGGACCTCTGGACCGATATGCTCCAGAACTGA
- a CDS encoding TOBE domain-containing protein, with protein MQDELKAIQRRVGTTFVHVTHDQEEAMAIADRIVVMNHGRIEHCGAPEEVYLTPKTLFSANFMGEMNRIPVQAAGQGVSSPLGVLEVPPQTGLLCLRPENIGLEGDFSLGRARLTEASFFGAHRRCHFAPLNAPELTLVAHLPQGASPEPGAEVELFGCRPVILTDPAGGAEVAA; from the coding sequence ATGCAGGACGAACTGAAAGCGATCCAGCGCCGTGTCGGCACCACCTTTGTTCATGTGACCCACGATCAGGAAGAGGCCATGGCCATCGCGGATCGGATCGTGGTGATGAACCATGGGCGGATTGAGCATTGCGGTGCCCCGGAAGAGGTCTACCTGACCCCCAAGACCCTGTTTTCCGCCAATTTCATGGGCGAGATGAACCGCATTCCCGTGCAGGCAGCAGGGCAGGGGGTCAGTTCTCCGCTCGGGGTGCTGGAGGTTCCGCCCCAGACCGGGCTGTTGTGCCTGCGCCCTGAAAACATCGGTCTTGAGGGTGATTTCAGCCTTGGCCGCGCCCGTCTGACCGAAGCGTCCTTTTTTGGCGCGCACCGGCGTTGTCATTTCGCCCCGCTCAATGCGCCGGAGCTGACGCTGGTTGCACACCTGCCGCAAGGGGCGTCGCCGGAGCCGGGAGCCGAAGTTGAATTGTTCGGATGTCGTCCTGTGATCCTGACCGATCCCGCAGGTGGCGCGGAGGTCGCAGCATGA
- a CDS encoding ABC transporter permease: MRYLSWAYLVALFAFILLPVVVLVVFSFQDGRLPVPPFKGVTFEWYAKVLSDRALMEALLNSLIVALLSSATALTLGFLAASGLARVILPGSVLMRGLLIAPMTVSYLIIALGLLQMFNQIGLRPSLLATGIGHVVINLPLCFAIIYAAIGEHQKSALKAARDLGAREWQVLWFVAAPMLLPALAAAFFLAFTFSWDEFIIAFLLTRFDVTLPVEIWSMLRSGLSPETNAVGSLVFLVSVAIVVVLEFTLFRKGSK; encoded by the coding sequence ATGAGATACCTGTCCTGGGCCTACCTCGTCGCCCTGTTTGCCTTTATCCTTTTGCCGGTCGTCGTTCTGGTGGTCTTTTCCTTTCAGGATGGTCGGTTACCGGTCCCGCCGTTCAAAGGTGTGACCTTTGAGTGGTACGCCAAGGTGCTTTCGGATCGGGCGCTGATGGAGGCTTTGCTCAACTCCCTGATCGTGGCGCTGCTGTCTTCGGCCACGGCGCTGACCCTTGGATTTCTGGCGGCCTCCGGCCTTGCCCGGGTGATCTTGCCGGGCTCCGTGTTGATGCGCGGGCTGCTGATTGCGCCGATGACGGTGAGTTATCTGATCATCGCGCTGGGCCTTTTGCAGATGTTCAACCAGATCGGGCTGCGCCCCTCGCTTCTGGCAACGGGGATCGGCCATGTGGTCATCAACCTGCCGCTCTGCTTTGCGATCATCTATGCCGCCATCGGCGAGCATCAGAAAAGTGCGCTCAAGGCCGCCCGCGATCTGGGTGCGCGCGAGTGGCAGGTGCTGTGGTTCGTTGCGGCCCCGATGCTGTTGCCGGCGCTGGCCGCGGCCTTCTTTCTGGCCTTCACCTTCTCCTGGGACGAATTCATCATTGCCTTCCTGCTGACGCGCTTCGATGTGACCCTGCCGGTCGAGATCTGGTCGATGCTGCGTTCGGGCCTGTCGCCTGAAACCAACGCCGTCGGCTCTCTCGTCTTTCTTGTCTCCGTTGCCATCGTCGTGGTGCTGGAATTCACGCTGTTTCGAAAGGGATCGAAATGA
- a CDS encoding flavin reductase family protein, translated as MFYLTKDGSGLPRDPFAAIVSPRPIAWISTRGAAGATNLAPYSFFNAVAYTPPQVIISSIGGKPDRAKGKDSYSHILETGVFCINIAGFEDREALNASSAGYPADQSEFETLGLNAADCETINCPRLADAPAALECRLTQSIDLEGDGNLMILARVEAIHLRDDCLTEEGRFDVLRYRPLTRLGYQDFASIETLFQMRRPKL; from the coding sequence ATGTTTTATCTGACGAAAGACGGTTCTGGTCTGCCGCGCGATCCGTTTGCGGCGATTGTCTCACCGCGACCCATCGCCTGGATTTCGACACGCGGGGCGGCTGGTGCAACCAACCTTGCTCCCTATTCGTTTTTCAACGCGGTGGCCTACACCCCGCCGCAGGTGATCATCTCTTCCATCGGGGGCAAGCCAGATCGCGCCAAAGGCAAGGACAGCTACAGCCATATCCTTGAGACCGGCGTGTTCTGTATCAACATTGCAGGGTTTGAGGACCGCGAGGCGCTCAATGCCTCTTCGGCGGGTTATCCGGCGGATCAAAGCGAATTCGAGACACTGGGGCTGAACGCGGCGGACTGCGAGACCATCAACTGTCCGCGTCTGGCCGACGCCCCCGCCGCGCTGGAGTGTCGACTGACCCAATCGATTGATCTTGAAGGCGACGGCAATCTGATGATCCTCGCCCGCGTCGAGGCAATCCATTTGCGCGACGACTGCCTGACCGAAGAGGGGCGGTTCGATGTCTTGCGCTACAGACCTCTGACGCGGCTCGGCTATCAGGATTTTGCCAGCATAGAGACGCTGTTCCAGATGCGACGACCGAAACTTTGA
- a CDS encoding ABC transporter permease: MTIEAREKRQGATLVTPALMWTLVFFAVPFAGMALMSLAHLEGREIVQGHDLGNYLRIFTESSLRRGIFVSLEITATVTVISVLLAWPLAWIIATRVPPRWRRMALLLAVLPFWTSYVVRSYSWALVLGEKGVVMNALVGLGLLAEPVQIMATRAATVIGFVHFFVMLLTLTIYSNLVQLSPNYARAAQDLGASQWQVIRLVILPLTLPGVMTGAFLTFVLCIGDYITPQILGGNNELTLPQLIMLQLGRRGDYPMASALSVVLMAIVTLAYAACARWLKMERV, from the coding sequence ATGACGATCGAAGCCAGAGAAAAACGGCAGGGGGCGACGCTTGTCACCCCCGCGCTCATGTGGACGCTTGTCTTCTTCGCTGTGCCCTTCGCGGGCATGGCGTTGATGAGTTTGGCCCATCTCGAGGGGCGCGAGATCGTGCAGGGGCATGATCTTGGCAACTACCTTCGGATTTTCACCGAGTCTTCGCTGCGGCGCGGCATCTTCGTGTCGCTGGAAATCACCGCGACAGTGACGGTGATTTCGGTTCTTCTGGCCTGGCCGCTGGCCTGGATCATCGCCACACGCGTCCCGCCACGTTGGCGTCGTATGGCCTTGTTGCTGGCGGTTCTGCCGTTCTGGACTTCCTATGTTGTGCGCTCCTATTCCTGGGCGCTGGTGCTGGGCGAAAAGGGTGTCGTGATGAACGCGCTGGTGGGGCTGGGCCTGTTGGCCGAGCCAGTGCAGATCATGGCAACCCGTGCCGCCACGGTGATCGGATTCGTGCATTTCTTCGTCATGCTGCTGACGCTGACGATCTATTCCAATCTGGTCCAGCTGTCGCCGAACTATGCCCGCGCGGCACAGGATCTTGGCGCCTCACAATGGCAGGTGATCCGTCTCGTGATCCTGCCGCTGACCCTGCCGGGCGTGATGACGGGCGCATTCCTGACCTTCGTTTTGTGCATTGGCGATTACATCACCCCTCAGATCCTGGGGGGCAACAATGAGCTGACCCTGCCACAGCTGATCATGTTGCAGCTTGGGCGACGGGGGGATTATCCGATGGCCTCGGCCTTGTCCGTGGTGCTGATGGCCATTGTGACGCTGGCCTATGCAGCCTGCGCGCGCTGGCTGAAAATGGAGCGTGTGTGA